In the Pungitius pungitius chromosome 5, fPunPun2.1, whole genome shotgun sequence genome, one interval contains:
- the si:dkey-96l17.6 gene encoding uncharacterized protein si:dkey-96l17.6 → MIEENVALVKARYKADGQQMDKEDMNQTEVILGRTIAVEKIDDYSATVATPRGPRQFQFDMMFHAEASQGLHVCIFAFGQTCSGKTYTMEGNREKNNPGIMPTSFNAIFDIIQENFLFSLHPYPLPRVLAYMLQLHSDRLRDLFVSPAGEAQAQPRSHSPARRVEIKRNRKGAVFAQGAETKEASSAQELCALFQQARANRHIASTKSDAWEQREAEPRGPGRP, encoded by the exons ATGATTGAGGAGAATGTGGCTCTTGTCAAAGCACGATACAAAGCAGACGGTCAGCAGATGGACAAAGAAGACA TGAACCAAACAGAGGTTATCCTGGGGCGAACCATCGCTGTGGAGAAAATAGATGATTACTCCGCCACTGTGGCGACACCTCGTGGGCCGAGGCAGTTTCAATTTGACATGATGTTCCACGCTGAGGCTTCTCAAGGTCTCCACGTCTGTATCTTTGCATTTGGCCAAACGTGTTCAGGGAAGACTTACACCATGGAggggaacagagaaaaaaacaaccctggGATCATGCCAACATCTTTTAATGCCATATTTGACATCATACAGGAGAACT TCCTCTTTTCTCTACACCCATATCCTTTACCTCGGGTTTTGGCCTACATGCTGCAGTTGCACAGTGACAGGCTGCGGGACCTGTTTGTGAGCCCGGCTGGTGAGGCCCAGGCACAGCCCCGGTCCCATAGTCCGGCAAGGCGGGTGGAGATCAAGAGGAACAGAAAAGGGGCTGTGTTTGCCCAAGGAGCAGAGACAAAAGAGGCCTCCAGTGCCCAGGAGCTTTGCGCTCTGTTCCAGCAGGCCCGCGCCAACAGACACATCGCTTCCACCA AGTCTGACGCATGGGAGCAGCGGGAGGCCGAGCCTCGTGGACCTGGCCGGCCGTGA